Proteins encoded within one genomic window of Candidatus Goldiibacteriota bacterium:
- a CDS encoding glycosyltransferase — MPFKKLSVLMPVFNEELAVAANILETDDYFKKLGIEYEIIVMDDGSKDKTYEKVKELNNPRVMAYKQQINEGKGEALKEAFKKCTGDMVMLLDGDLDIHPRQFEVLFEVMKKENADVVIGSKRHKDSVLNYPKNRRLMSAVYFFIVKLLFGLPLKDTQTGIKLFKAEVLKNTFHKVLIKRYAFDLELLVLAHHKGYKIAEAPVVVDYKGKYGHIKFKTIFNMVWDTLAVFYRLHIIRYYDKQQ, encoded by the coding sequence ATGCCGTTTAAAAAACTTTCAGTTTTAATGCCTGTATTTAATGAAGAGCTTGCGGTTGCCGCCAATATTCTGGAAACCGATGATTACTTTAAGAAACTGGGGATTGAATATGAAATTATTGTAATGGATGACGGTTCAAAAGATAAAACTTATGAAAAGGTGAAAGAGTTAAATAACCCAAGGGTAATGGCTTACAAACAGCAGATAAACGAAGGCAAGGGAGAGGCGTTAAAAGAGGCGTTTAAAAAATGCACGGGCGATATGGTAATGCTGCTTGACGGCGACCTTGACATTCACCCAAGGCAGTTTGAAGTGCTGTTTGAAGTGATGAAAAAAGAAAATGCCGATGTTGTAATAGGCTCCAAGCGCCATAAAGATTCGGTATTAAATTACCCGAAAAACAGAAGGTTAATGTCTGCGGTGTATTTCTTTATAGTGAAATTGCTGTTCGGGCTGCCGCTTAAAGACACGCAGACAGGAATAAAACTGTTTAAAGCGGAAGTGTTAAAAAACACCTTTCATAAAGTGCTTATAAAACGCTACGCGTTTGACCTTGAACTTTTAGTGCTTGCGCACCATAAAGGGTATAAGATAGCAGAAGCGCCTGTTGTGGTTGACTACAAAGGCAAATACGGCCACATAAAGTTTAAAACAATTTTTAATATGGTATGGGACACCCTTGCCGTATTCTACCGCCTGCATATAATAAGGTATTACGACAAACAGCAGTAA